ATCTTTAAATTCCATCGATCACGCTCCGCCGCGAGCGCCCGGATTTCCCCGGGACAAGGCGGGGCTAGATAAAGGCCAAGGACCGATTGCGCGCCATGACTTTGACAGCGAACAGCCAGAAACAACGCCTTTCCCTCGGGTCTGCCAGCCGTGCGCGGCAGGCATTTGCAGGCAAACAGGTGCGTGAGCTGAAATCGGACTACGACACGCAGGAGCTTTTCAGCGGTCAGCGCCAGATTCAGATCCACCACAATGACGAGACCTATCGCCTGTCCATCACCAAACAGGGCAAGCTGATTCTGACCAAGTGAGAATTCAGATTTGTGCAATTGCCATCCCGGT
This genomic interval from Labrenzia sp. VG12 contains the following:
- the hemP gene encoding hemin uptake protein HemP; this encodes MTLTANSQKQRLSLGSASRARQAFAGKQVRELKSDYDTQELFSGQRQIQIHHNDETYRLSITKQGKLILTK